The genomic DNA CCATGGCGAACGACAAGAACATGAACCGCGAAACCGCGCTCATGGACATCTACCGCGTCATGCGCCCGGGCGAGCCGCCCACCGTCGAAGCGGCCTCCGCGCTGTTCGACACGCTGTTCTTCGATGGCGAACGCTATGACCTGTCGGCCGTTGGCCGCGTGAAGATGAACATGCGTCTTGCACTGGATAAGGAAGACACGCAGCGCACGCTGGACCGCGACGATATCGTGGCCTGCATCAAGGCGCTCGTCGACCTGCGCGATGGCCGCGGCGACATCGACGACATCGACCACCTCGGCAACCGCCGTGTGCGCTCGGTCGGTGAGCTGATGGAAAACCAGTACCGTGTGGGCCTTCTGCGGATGGAACGCGCGATCAAGGAACGCATGTCGTCGGTCGAGATCGACACCGTCATGCCGCAGGATCTGATCAACGCCAAACCGGCTGCGGCTGCGGTACGTGAATTCTTCGGCTCCTCGCAGCTGTCGCAGTTCATGGACCAGACCAACCCGCTGTCCGAAGTGACGCACAAGCGTCGCCTCTCGGCGCTTGGACCCGGCGGTCTGACACGCGAACGTGCGGGCTTCGAGGTGCGCGACGTGCACCCGACCCACTACGGCCGCATGTGCCCGATCGAAACGCCCGAAGGCCCGAACATCGGTCTGATCAACAGCCTCGCGACCTTTGCCCGCGTCAACAAATACGGCTTCATCGAAACACCTTATCGCAAGGTGTCCGGCGGTGTGGTCAGCGATGACGTGCAGTACATGTCCGCGACCGAGGAAATGCGTCACACCGTGGCGCAGGCCAACGCGAACCTCGACGAGGACATGAAGTTCGTCAACGATCTGGTGTCCACACGCCAGTCGGGCGACTACACGCTCGCGCCGTCGGAAAACGTGGACCTCATCGACGTGTCGCCCAAGCAGTTGGTCTCGGTTGCCGCCTCGCTCATTCCGTTCCTGGAAAATGACGATGCGAACCGCGCCCTGATGGGGTCGAACATGCAACGTCAGGCGGTTCCGCTCCTGCAGGCCGAAGCGCCTCTGGTCGGCACCGGCATCGAAGAAGTCGTGGCGCGCGATTCCGGCGCGGCCTATATGGCCAAGCGGGCGGGCATCATTGACCAGGTCGATGCCACACGTATCGTGATCCGCGCGACCGAGGATCTGGAACTGGGCGACGCGGGTGTGGACATCTACCGCATGCGCAAATTCCAGCGCTCCAACCAGAACACCTGCATCAACCAGCGTCCGCTGGTCAAAGTGGGTGACCGGGTGTCCAAGGGTCAGGTGATCGCGGACGGTCCCAGCACCGACATGGGTGAACTGGCGCTCGGCAAGAACGTCGTCGTCGCCTTCATGCCGTGGAATGGCTACAACTACGAAGACTCGATCCTGATCTCCGAGCGGGTCAGCCGCGACGACGTGTTCACCTCCATCCACATCGAAGAATTCGAAGTGGCCGCACGTGACACGAAACTCGGCCCTGAGGAAATCACCCGCGACATTCCCAACGTCGGCGAGGAAGCCCTGCGCAACCTCGACGAGGCGGGCATCGTCTATATCGGTGCAGACGTAGAGCCGGGCGACATTCTGGTGGGCAAGATCACCCCCAAGGGCGAAAGCCCGATGACACCGGAAGAAAAGCTTCTGCGTGCCATCTTCGGTGAAAAGGCCTCTGACGTGCGCGATACGTCGCTGCGTGTGAAGCCCGGTGATTTCGGCACGGTCGTCGAAGTGCGCGTCTTTAACCGCCACGGTGTGGAAAAAGACGAACGCGCGCTGCAGATCGAGCGTGAAGAAGTCGAACGTCTGGCCCGTGACCGCGACGACGAACTCGCGATCCTCGACCGCAACATCTACGCGCGTCTGCGCGAGATGCTGCTGGGCAAGACCGCCGTCAAAGGCCCCAAGGGTGTCAAATCGAACAGCCAGATCACCGAAGAGGTGCTGGATGACGTGCTGACGCGCGGCCAATGGTGGCAGCTCGCACTCGAGGACGAGGACGATGCGAAAATCGTCGAAGCCCTGAACGAGCAGTACGAGATCCAGAAACGGACTCTCGATGCCCGCTTCGAGGACAAGGTCGAGAAAGTGCGCCGTGGCGACGATCTGCCCCCCGGCGTGATGAAAATGGTCAAAGTGTTCGTGGCGGTGAAGCGCAAGCTGCAACCGGGCGACAAGATGGCCGGTCGTCACGGCAACAAGGGTGTGATTTCTAAGGTTGTCCCGATGGAAGACATGCCGTTCCTCGCGGACGGTACACCGGTCGATTTCTGTCTGAACCCGCTGGGCGTGCCGTCGCGCATGAACGTCGGTCAGATCCTCGAGACGCACATGGGCTGGGCCGCACGCGGTCTGGGCGTGAACGTCGACGAGGCGCTTCAGGAATACAAACGCTCTGGCGACATGACGCCGGTGCGCGAAGCGATGAAACTGGCCTACGGCGATGATGTCTACGAAGAGGGCATCACCGGCATGGACGAGGATACGATGTTGGAAGCGGCGGGCAACGTGACCCGCGGTGTGCCGATCGCAACCCCCGTCTTTGACGGCGCGAAAGAGGCCGACGTGAACGACGCGCTGAGCCGCGCGGGTTTCGACACCTCTGGCCAGTCGGTGCTGTTCGACGGTCGCACGGGCGAGCAATTCGCGCGCCCCGTGACCGTGGGCATCAAGTACCTGCTGAAACTGCACCACCTCGTGGACGACAAGATCCACGCGCGTTCCACCGGTCCATACTCGCTGGTCACCCAGCAGCCGTTGGGCGGTAAGGCACAGTTCGGTGGTCAGCGCTTTGGTGAGATGGAAGTCTGGGCCCTCGAAGCCTACGGCGCCGCCTACACCCTGCAGGAAATGCTGACGGTGAAGTCGGACGACGTGGCAGGCCGGACCAAGGTCTATGAGAGCATCGTCAAGGGCGAGGACAACTTCGAGGCCGGCATTCCGGAATCGTTCAACGTTCTGGTCAAAGAGGTCCGCGGTCTGGGCCTCAACATGGAACTCCTGGATGCGGAGGAAGACGAGTAGGCGCGAAACCACGGTGCGCAACACGTGCACACCCTACGTAGGGTGCGCATTCACTGCGCACCTTCCGCCGACCTTCCCCCGCACCCTCTGACACTTGAGGAAAAAGTATGAACCAGGAACTGACAAACAACCCGTTTAACCCGCTGACACCGCAGAAGGTTTTCGACGAGATCAAGGTCTCCCTCGCAAGCCCCGAGCGTATCCTCAGCTGGTCTTTCGGCGAAATCAAAAAGCCAGAAACCATCAACTACCGGACGTTCAAGCCCGAGCGTGACGGCCTGTTCTGTGCGCGTATTTTTGGCCCCATCAAGGACTACGAATGCCTGTGCGGCAAATACAAGCGCATGAAATATCGCGGCGTTGTCTGCGAGAAATGCGGCGTCGAAGTCACGCTGCAAAAAGTCCGCCGCGAGCGCATGGGCCACATCGAGCTGGCCTCGCCGGTTGCGCACATCTGGTTCCTGAAATCGCTGCCGTCGCGCATCGGCCTGATGCTCGACATGACGCTGCGCGATCTGGAACGTGTGCTGTACTTTGAAAACTACGTCGTGATCGAACCGGGTCTGACGGATCTCACCTACGGTCAGATGATGACCGAGGAAGAGTACATGGACGCGCAGGATGCCTATGGCATGGACGCGTTCACCGCCAACATCGGTGCCGAAGCGATCCGCGAAATGCTCGCCGCCATTGATCTGGAGGCCGAGGCCGACCAGCTGCGCGAAGATCTCAAGGAAGCCACGGGCGAACTGAAACCCAAGAAGATTATCAAGCGCCTCAAGGTGGTTGAAAGCTTCCTGGAATCCGGCAACCGCCCCGAATGGATGGTCATGACCGTCATTCCGGTGATCCCGCCGGAACTGCGTCCGCTGGTGCCGCTGGATGGCGGCCGTTTCGCGACATCCGATCTCAACGATCTGTACCGCCGCGTGATCAACCGCAACAACCGTCTGAAGCGTCTGATCGAACTGCGTGCACCCGACATCATCGTGCGCAACGAAAAGCGGATGCTGCAGGAATCCGTCGATGCGCTCTTCGACAACGGTCGCCGTGGCCGCGTGATCACCGGTGCCAACAAGCGCCCGCTGAAATCGCTGTCCGACATGCTCAAGGGCAAGCAGGGTCGCTTCCGCCAGAACCTTCTGGGCAAACGCGTCGACTTCTCGGGTCGTTCGGTCATCGTGACCGGTCCGGAACTGAAACTGCACCAGTGTGGTCTGCCCAAGAAGATGGCGCTGGAGCTGTTCAAGCCGTTCATCTACTCGCGGCTCGAGGCCAAAGGCCTCAGCTCCACCGTCAAGCAGGCGAAAAAGCTGGTCGAAAAAGAGCGTCCCGAAGTGTGGGATATCCTCGACGAGGTCATCCGCGAACACCCTGTCATGCTGAACCGTGCGCCTACGCTGCACCGGTTGGGCATTCAGGCGTTCGAACCTGTCCTGATCGAAGGCAAGGCGATCCAGCTTCACCCGCTCGTCTGTTCGGCCTTCAACGCCGACTTTGACGGTGACCAGATGGCCGTGCACGTGCCGCTCTCGCTCGAAGCGCAGCTGGAAGCACGCGTTCTGATGATGTCCACGAACAACGTTCTGTCGCCCGCCAACGGCGCGCCGATCATCGTGCCATCGCAGGATATGATCCTGGGTCTGTACTACACGACCCTGGAGCGTGACGGCATGAAGGGAGAAGGCAAGGTCTTTGGCACCGTCGACGAAGTGCAGCACGCGCTTGACGCCGGTGAGGTGCACCTGCACTCCAAGATCAAGGCCCGGATCAAGCAGATCGACAACGAAGGCAACGAAGTGATGATGCGCTTTGACACGACCCCCGGTCGTGTGCGTCTGGGCGCGCTTCTGCCGCTCAACGCGAAGGCGCCGTTCGATCTGGTCAACCGTCTGCTGCGCAAGAAGGAAGTGCAGCAGGTGATCGATACCGTCTACCGGTATTGCGGCCAGAAAGAGAGCGTCATCTTCTGTGACCAGATCATGACCATGGGCTTCCGCGAAGCGTTCAAGGCGGGCATCTCGTTCGGCAAGGACGACATGCTGATCCCCGAAACCAAATGGGATCTGGTCGAGGACACACGCGGTCAGGTGAAAGACTTCGAACAGCAGTACATGGACGGCCTGATTACCCAGGGCGAAAAGTACAACAAGGTCGTCGATGCCTGGTCCAAGTGTAACGACAAGGTGACCGACGCCATGATGGGCTCCATCTCGGCGGAACGTCACGACGAGAACGGGACCGAAATGGAACCGAACTCGGTCTACATGATGGCCCACTCCGGCGCGCGTGGCTCTGTCACCCAGATGAAACAGCTGGGCGGCATGCGCGGCCTGATGGCCAAGCCGAACGGCGACATCATCGAGACGCCGATCATCTCGAACTTCAAGGAAGGTCTGACCGTTCTTGAATACTTCAACTCGACCCACGGCGCCCGTAAGGGTCTGTCGGATACCGCTCTGAAGACGGCGAACTCGGGCTACCTGACCCGCCGTCTGGTTGACGTGGCGCAGGACTGCATCGTGCGCATGCACGACTGTGGCACCGAAACCGCGATCACTGCCGTGGCAGCCGTCAACGACGGTGAAGTGGTGGCTTCGCTGGCCGAGCGTCTGCTGGGCCGTGTCGTGGCCGAGGACATCCTGCGCCCCGGCACCGAAGAAGTGCTGGCCGCTGCCGGTTCGATCGTGGACGAGCGGACCTCGGACATCATCGACGAAGCGGGTGTGGCCTCGGCCCGGATCCGCAGCCCGCTGACCTGTGACGCCGAAGAGGGGGTCTGCGCCATGTGCTACGGCCGTGACCTCGCACGCGGCACGCTGGTCAACCAGGGCGAAGCTGTCGGCATCATCGCCGCACAGTCGATCGGTGAACCCGGTACACAGTTGACGATGCGGACCTTCCACATCGGCGGCGTTGCACAGGGTGGCCAGCAGTCCTTCCAGGAAGCGGGCCAGGCCGGCAAGATCCAGTTCGAGAACGCGCAAACGCTCGAGAACGCGCAAGGCGAAACCATGGTCATGGGCCGCAACATGAAGTTGCTCATCATCGATGAGCAGGGCGAAGAACGCGCCAACTTCAAAGTGGGCTACGGCACCAAGCTGTTTGTATCCGAAGGTCAGGAAGTGGCCCGCGGCGACAAGCTGTTTGAATGGGATCCCTACACGCTGCCGATCATCGCGGAGGCCGCAGGTACGGCCAAGCACGTTGATCTGGTGTCGGGCATCGCCGTCAAGGACGAAACCGATGACGCAACAGGCATGACCCAGAAGATCGTGATCGACTGGCGTGCCGCACCCAAGGGCAATGAACTCAAGCCAGAGATCATCCTGATGGATAAAGACGGCGAGCCGCTGCGCAACGACGCGGGCAACCCGATCACCTATCCGATGTCCGTGGATGCGGTCCTGTCCGTCGAAGACCAATCGGAGGTTCAGGCCGGTGACATCATCGCGCGCATCCCGCGTGAAGGTGCCAAGACCAAGGACATCACCGGTGGTCTGCCGCGTGTGGCCGAACTCTTTGAGGCACGTCGCCCCAAGGACCACGCCATCATCGCGGAAATCGACGGCTACGTGCGGTTCGGCAAGGACTACAAGAACAAGCGTCGTATCGCGATCGAGTCGTCCGAAGATCCGGATCACAAGGTCGAGTACATGGTGCCCAAGGGGAAACACATCCCCGTTGCCGAAGGCGACTTCGTGCAGAAGGGTGACTACATCATGGACGGTAACCCCGCGCCGCACGACATCCTCGCCATCATGGGTGTCGAAGCACTGGCGGATTACATGATCGACGAGGTTCAGGACGTCTATCGCCTGCAAGGTGTGAAAATCAACGACAAGCACATCGAAGTCATCGTGCGCCAGATGCTGCAGAAGTGGGAGATCCAGGAATCCGGAGACACCACGCTGCTCAAGGGCGAACACGTCGACAAGCAGGAATTCGACGCGGCCAACGAAAAGGCCCTGTCGAAAGGCGGTCGTCCGGCCAAGGGCGAACCGATCCTGCTGGGCATCACCAAGGCGTCGCTGCAAACCCGCAGCTTCATCTCGGCGGCGTCCTTCCAGGAAACGACCCGCGTTCTTACCGAAGCCTCCGTGCAGGGTAAGAAAGACAAGCTGGTCGGCCTGAAAGAGAACGTGATCGTTGGTCGTCTGATCCCTGCGGGCACCGGTGGGGCAACCCAGCAGATGCGCCGTGTGGCTCAGGATCGCGACAATGTCGTAATCGAAGCGCGCCGGATCGAAGCCGAAAAAGCGGCTGCGCTGGCAGCGCCCGAAGCGACGGGTGCGGATGACTTCGTCGGTGGCGACGTCTTTGACCAGGCGCCGATCATCGATGAGGAAAGCCGCGATTGATCGCCGCTGACCTTTGAAAATCTTGGGCCCCCGCACCTCTCTGGCGCGGGGGCCTTTTCTTTATGGCTACTGCGCTTTCGCCGGGCGGGGGGCTCTGCTAGGCTCGCGGTACTCCAGTCCCAAAGAGCATCATGTCAGAGCAGTTCAAACTTCAGATGCGCGGGCTCATCCGCTTTTCCTACCTCTCTGAATCCGGATTTGCGGTTTCGCGGCGCGGCGTCGATGCGGTGCGCGACATGCTCTATGATACGGACCGGCTCGAACGCCGTTTCGCGCTTTTCGAAGCGCTGGCGCTGCCGTCCTTGCGCGTGCAGGACGACCCGGACTTCAAGATCGGCCTGCTCATCGGGGATGACTTTCCGCTCTGGGCCCATGCCCGCCTCGAAAAACTGATTGCCGATCTGCCGCAGGCCCGCCTCGTGGCCCTGCCGCCAATGCAGCATTTTCAGGCGGTCAAGCAGGCGATCCGCAAACTGGGCCATGACAAGGGCGCCACCCACACGTTGACCTTCCGCTTCGATGACGATGACGCCATCCACCGCAGCACCACAGCGCGGTTGCGGGCGATTGCCATGGCCAACGCCCCCGTCCGCGACGTAGCGCAGCGTTTCGCCATCGGCTTTAACCGCGGTTTCTACATCACCACCGGTCCCGACGGGATGACGCTGAGCGAAGAATACGAAAAGACACCACTGGGCATCGGTCTGGGGTTGGTCGAACCGCTGGGAAAGGTGCACACTGTCTTTCGCCGCAACCACCGGCATCTGCCGCAGTACTATGACACGCTGACGGAGGTCTCGCGCCCGATGTACCTGCGCTCGGTGCACCGCGACAACGATTCCGGCGCCAGACCATCGGGCCGCAGCGGCACCATGGCGCAAGAGCAGATCGAAGAAACGCTGGAGGCCGATTTCGGCCTGTCCCTCGACCGGTTGCGCGCGCTGTGATGTCGCGCAATCTGGCCGGGGCGCTGCTGATGGTGGCGTCGATGTCGGCCTTTGTATTCAACGATATGGCGATCAAGCTGACGGGCGGCGTGGTGCCCCTGTTCCAGCTGATCTTTGTGCGCGGCCTGCTGGCGACCACGCTGATCTGTGCGCTGGCCTATGCGGTGGGCGGTCTGCGCCTGCGGTTGCCGCGTGCGGATTGGGGCTGGATTGTGCTGCGCGGCCTGTCCGAGGTTATGGTGGCCTACTTCTTCCTTGCGGCCTTGCTCAACATGCCGCTGGCGAACGTGACGGCGATCCTGCAATCGGTGCCGTTGATGGTGACGCTCGCGGCGGCGCTGATCTACCGCGAACGGGTGGGCTGGCCGCGTCTGCTGGCCATCGCCATCGGCTTTTGCGGTGTGCTTTTGGTAGTGCAACCGGGGGCAGACGGATTCACCCGCTGGTCGCTTTTCGCGCTTGGCGCAGCACTGTGCGTGACCGCCCGCGATATGATCACGCGCCGCATTTCATCGCAGGCGCCGGGCTGGATGGTGACGCTGGGCACATCGCTGTGTGTCACGCTCGCCGCCGGACTGGGCAGCACGTCGGAAACCTGGGTCTCCGTCGCCCCGCCCACCGCCGCCCTCATCGCGCTGTCGGCGTTCAGCATCGTGGCGGGCTATTTCTTCAGCGTGCAGGTGATGCGCACGGGCGACGTGTCCTTCACCGCGCCGTTCCGCTATACGGGGCTGCTGTTTGCGATCGCGCTTGGCATCTTTGTGTTCGGCGAAATTCCGACCGCGCCGACGGTACTCGGGGCGGCGATCATCATGGCCACGGGGCTTTTCACGCTTTACCGCGAAGCGCGGGTCAGACGGGTGCCGCACCGGCGCTGAACACACGGCGGACCTGCGCCTCGTCGATGGCAAAACGGTCGGCAAATTCGGCGCGGGTGGCGTCATCCAGCGCGATAAGCTCCACCGGTTTTACCTTCTTCTGGCGGCTGTCGTTGGTGGTGTTATGGCCACGGATGAACATGGTGGGTTCGGCAAAGCTGACACAGGGCATGAAGCGGCCAATGCGCTCATGGGCGAAATTCATGATGGTTAGCGGGCTGTTGCCGCGGATCTGCATCGCCAACCCCGCCACGTTGAACGTCTTGCGCAGGGGCGTGGCGTTGATCCCGCTGGCGCCGAAATTGGCGATGTATCCCTTGGTCCAGTCAAAGGCGATGGCCTTGTGCTGCGCGCTCAGCGCGGCACAATCGACCGCCGCCTGCCGCAGCCGTTCGATGAAATCGACCGCCACGGCATCATCGTCGTCGTAGCGGAACTGCAGACAGGGCGCGGCCGGATCACGGCGGGCAGTGTTGAGCACCTCTTTCATGACCTCGCGGTGGTTGCGCGGCGGATGCGCCTCGATGCGGGCCTGCGGCATGTCCCGGATCAACGCCTGCAACCGCGCCAGATAGGGGGCAGGCAACTGGTCGCCCACCACGATCACCAGTTCGAAATCGGGATCGGTCTGGTGGCGCAGGCACTTCAGCGCGACCGTCTCGAACAGGTGGAATCGTTCCTCCATGCGGGCGGGGTCATAAAGATAGGCGATCTTGTCGGCCATATCCTCGAAATCGACCTGAAAGCCGCCCAGTGCGGGATAGGAAAACCGGCATAGCCCGATGACTTGCATAACTGCTTGGTCCCGTTGGTTTTGCCCGACTATGGTGCGCCCGCGCGATCCTTGGCAAGGGCAGAATGGCGCAGGGTGCGGGTTGCGGCCCCGCTGCGGTTGACAGCCGGGGCAGGGGTGCGTATATGCCCGCTATCTGATCGAAGGGGTCGCCCCGAGATCGCACATATCATACCGCATGTGGTCAAGATCCAGGCCGCCTTCACTGGCCCGATCCTCTGTAAGCAAGCCGCCGCGCTCACCTCGGTACGGGAGCGTTGCGGCCTAATCGCTTTGGACCATCTGCCCGCAACCCGCCCGCTGGACGCAGGGGGCATCGAATTTCACCGCACAGGGGGCCACGGGCTTCGCGTGCATCCATGACGAGCAACACGGGGATAAAACCGGAATGCCAACGATCCAACAGCTGATCCGCAAGCCGCGCCAGCCAAAACGCAAGTATTCGAAATCCATGCACCTGCAGGAATGCCCGCAAAAGCGCGGCGTCTGCACACGTGTGTACACAACAACGCCCAAGAAACCGAACTCCGCGATGCGGAAAGTTGCGAAGGTTCGCCTGACCAACGGTTTCGAGGTCATCTCCTACATCCCGGGCGAAAGCCACAACCTGCAGGAACATTCCGTTGTTCTGATCCGCGGCGGTCGTGTCAAAGACCTTCCCGGTGTGCGCTACCACATCCTGCGCGGTGTTCTGGATACCCAAGGCGTCAAGGACCGCAAGCAGCGTCGTTCCAAATACGGTGCCAAGCGTCCCAAGTAATGTAGCCGCGGTGCGCGGAAGATGCGCACCGGACCCATCCACTCGTAGGGTGCGCATTCATGCGCACCGACCCGCCAAGAGGAAGACAAAAAAATGTCACGCCGCCACGCAGCTGAGAAGCGCGAAGTTCTGCCAGACGCCAAATACGGCGATCTGGTTCTGACCAAATTCATGAACAACCTGATGATCGATGGTAAGAAGTCGGTCGCAGAACGCATCGTCTACAACGCGCTGGACCGCGTCGAGGGCAAGATCAAACGCGCCCCCGTCGAAGTGTTCCACGAAGCGCTCGACAACATCAAACCGTCCGTCGAAGTGCGCTCGCGCCGCGTCGGTGGTGCGACATACCAGGTGCCCGTCGAGGTCCGCCCCGAGCGCCGCGAAGCGCTGGCGATCCGCTGGCTGATCAAGGCATCGCGTTCGCGCAACGAAAACACCATGGAAGAGCGCCTCGCAGGCGAACTGCTGGACGCCGTCCAGTCCCGTGGTACCGCCGTGAAAAAACGCGAAGACACGCACAAGATGGCCGACGCCAACAAGGCGTTCAGCCACTACCGCTGGTAACACCCTAAGATCGGGGCCCGGATCCGCCGGGCCCCTGACCCTTTTCAAAGCAATACCTCTGAGGAAGCTTTACAAATGGCACGCGATTATCCGCTCGACCGATACCGTAACTTCGGCATCATGGCCCACATTGATGCCGGTAAAACCACATGCTCCGAACGCATCCTGTACTACACGGGCAAATCCCACAACATCGGTGAGGTGCACGATGGTGCAGCCACGATGGACTGGATGGAGCAGGAGCAGGAACGCGGCATCACCATCACCTCGGCTGCGACGACCACCTTCTGGGAACGCACCGAAGACGGTGAAACCGCCGACACGCCCAAGCACCGCCTGAACATCATCGACACCCCCGGCCACGTTGACTTCACCATCGAAGTCGAACGTTCGCTCGCGGTTCTCGATGGTGCCGTTTGCGTTCTGGACGCCAACGCCGGTGTTGAGCCGCAGACAGAAACCGTCTGGCGGCAGGCTGACCGCTACAAGGTGCCGCGCATGGTCTTCGTCAACAAGATGGACAAGATCGGCGCCGACTTCTTCAACTGTGTCGAGATGATCGAAGACCGCACCGGTGCGGTTGCCGTGCCTGTCGGTATCCCGATCGGTGCCGAGACCGAACTCGAAGGTCTGATCGATCTGGTCACCATGGAAGAGTGGCTGTGGCAAGGCGAAGATCTGGGCGCGTCCTGGATCAAGGCGCCGATCCGCGACAGCCTCAAGGACATGGCCGACGAATGGCGTGCCAAGATGATCGAGAACGCCGTCGAGCAAGACGACGACGCGATGGAAGCCTACCTCGAAGGCAACGAGCCCGACGTCCCGACCCTGCGCGCCCTGCTGCGCAAGGGCTGCCTGTCGATGGCCTTCGTTCCCGTTCTGGGCGGCTCCGCGTTCAAGAACAAAGGTGTTCAGCCTCTGCTCAACGCTGTGATCGACTATCTGCCCAGCCCGCTGGACGTTGTCGACTACATGGGCTTCAAACCCGGCGACGAAGACGAAGTTCGTAACATCCCGCGTCGTGCGGACGATGAAATGGCCTTCTCCGGTCTGGCGTTCAAAATCATGAACGACCCCTTCGTGGGCTCGCTGACGTTCACGCGCATCTATTCGGGTACGCTGAACAAGGGTGACACGCTGCTCAACTCGACCAAAGGTCGCAAAGAGCGTGTGGGCCGGATGATGATGATGCACTCCAACGACCGCGAGGAAATCACCGAAGCGTTCGCAGGCGACATCATCGCGCTGGCCGGTCTGAAAGACACCACAACAGGCGACACTCTGTGCGCAGAGAAAGATCCGGTTGTGCTGGAAACGATGACCTTCCCCGATCCGGTGATCGAAATCGCGGTCGAGCCCAAAACCAAGGCCGACCAGGAGAAGATGTCCGCAGGTCTGCAGCGTCTGGCTGCCGAAGACCCGTCCTTCCGTGTGGAGACCGATCTCGAATCCGGTCAGACCATCATGAAGGGCATGGGCGAACTTCACCTGGACATCCTGGTGGACCGTCTCAAGCGCGAATTCAAAGTCGAAGCGAACATCGGTGCGCCACAGGTGGCTTACCGTGAAACCATCGGCCACGAAGTCGAGCACACCTACACCCACAAGAAACAGTCGGGTGGTTCGGGTCAGTTCGGCGAAGTCAAACTGCTCATCTCTCCCACGGAGCCGGGCGAAGGCTATTCGTTCGAGAGCAAGATCGTCGGCGGTGCCGTGCCCAAGGAATACATCCCGGGCGTGGAAAAAGGCATCAACTCGGTCATGGACAGCGGTCCGTTGGCGGGCTTCCCCGTCATCGACTTCAAGGTGCAGCTGCTGGACGGTAAGTTCCACGACGTTGACTCCAGCGTTCTGGCGTTCGAAATCGCGTCGCGGATGTGTATGCGCGAAGGCATGAAGAAAGCCGGTGCGAAACTGCTCGAACCGATCATGAAAGTCGAAGTGATCACGCCTGACGAATACACAGGCGGCATCATCGGCGATCTGACATCGCGTCGCGGTCAGGTACAGGGTCAGGACAGCCGCGGTAACGCGATTGCCATCGACGCTTTCGTGCCGCTGGCCAACATGTTCGGCTACATCAACACGCTGCGGTCCATGTCGTCGGGTCGTGCGAACTTCACCATGCAGTTCGACCACTACGAAGGCGTGCCACAGAACATCTCGGACGAGATTCAGGCCAAATTCGCGTGATGAAAACTTTGCGCGTCCCGCTTGCCCTCACCCTGATCGCCGGTCTGGCCGCTTGTGCCACACCGTCGATCCGGGCCACGGGCGATACCACGGATCTGAACGTGGTGTCGGTGTCGGTTGACACGGACACCATGGCACAGGCCGTGTCGGGGCGTGCATCCACCGTGACCAAGGCGCAGCTGGACGATGATCTGACGGCTGCGCTGGGGGCGGAACTGGCAAA from Sulfitobacter sp. S190 includes the following:
- a CDS encoding putative rhamnosyl transferase, with translation MQVIGLCRFSYPALGGFQVDFEDMADKIAYLYDPARMEERFHLFETVALKCLRHQTDPDFELVIVVGDQLPAPYLARLQALIRDMPQARIEAHPPRNHREVMKEVLNTARRDPAAPCLQFRYDDDDAVAVDFIERLRQAAVDCAALSAQHKAIAFDWTKGYIANFGASGINATPLRKTFNVAGLAMQIRGNSPLTIMNFAHERIGRFMPCVSFAEPTMFIRGHNTTNDSRQKKVKPVELIALDDATRAEFADRFAIDEAQVRRVFSAGAAPV
- the rpsL gene encoding 30S ribosomal protein S12, which encodes MPTIQQLIRKPRQPKRKYSKSMHLQECPQKRGVCTRVYTTTPKKPNSAMRKVAKVRLTNGFEVISYIPGESHNLQEHSVVLIRGGRVKDLPGVRYHILRGVLDTQGVKDRKQRRSKYGAKRPK
- the rpsG gene encoding 30S ribosomal protein S7 gives rise to the protein MSRRHAAEKREVLPDAKYGDLVLTKFMNNLMIDGKKSVAERIVYNALDRVEGKIKRAPVEVFHEALDNIKPSVEVRSRRVGGATYQVPVEVRPERREALAIRWLIKASRSRNENTMEERLAGELLDAVQSRGTAVKKREDTHKMADANKAFSHYRW
- the fusA gene encoding elongation factor G translates to MARDYPLDRYRNFGIMAHIDAGKTTCSERILYYTGKSHNIGEVHDGAATMDWMEQEQERGITITSAATTTFWERTEDGETADTPKHRLNIIDTPGHVDFTIEVERSLAVLDGAVCVLDANAGVEPQTETVWRQADRYKVPRMVFVNKMDKIGADFFNCVEMIEDRTGAVAVPVGIPIGAETELEGLIDLVTMEEWLWQGEDLGASWIKAPIRDSLKDMADEWRAKMIENAVEQDDDAMEAYLEGNEPDVPTLRALLRKGCLSMAFVPVLGGSAFKNKGVQPLLNAVIDYLPSPLDVVDYMGFKPGDEDEVRNIPRRADDEMAFSGLAFKIMNDPFVGSLTFTRIYSGTLNKGDTLLNSTKGRKERVGRMMMMHSNDREEITEAFAGDIIALAGLKDTTTGDTLCAEKDPVVLETMTFPDPVIEIAVEPKTKADQEKMSAGLQRLAAEDPSFRVETDLESGQTIMKGMGELHLDILVDRLKREFKVEANIGAPQVAYRETIGHEVEHTYTHKKQSGGSGQFGEVKLLISPTEPGEGYSFESKIVGGAVPKEYIPGVEKGINSVMDSGPLAGFPVIDFKVQLLDGKFHDVDSSVLAFEIASRMCMREGMKKAGAKLLEPIMKVEVITPDEYTGGIIGDLTSRRGQVQGQDSRGNAIAIDAFVPLANMFGYINTLRSMSSGRANFTMQFDHYEGVPQNISDEIQAKFA